The Phormidium yuhuli AB48 DNA window TTAAAATTCCCAAACAGTATTTAATCGACCAGAATGAAGAATTTATTACCGTGGATGTGCCTGTTTCAGTGGTAGCCCTCTGGCAACGGGATTATGCCAAGGTTGCCAAAGCCAAGGGATTGCTAAAAGATAAGCGAGACAAAATGCGGGCTCATCTCGACACAATGCGTCAAGAGTGGGAGCGGTGAAATATCTCTACGACACCAACATTTTTATTGACTACTTGGCTGAAGAACCAGCAATATTGCCATTTTTCTCAGAATCATTTCTCAGCAAAAATGAGGTGATTATTTCCTGCATTGTGCGAATTGAGTTGCTGAGTTTCCCAGAATTATCAAATGAAGAAGAAGCGGTCATTACTGATTTGTTGATGCAGTTTGAACAAGTCCCCCTACTGCCCCAAATTGAAGATCGCACCATTCAATTACGGCGACATCACCGCCTCAAACTTCCCGATGCCCTGATTGCGGCAACTGCATTGCACTACTCTGCTTGTGTGATGACTAGAAATGTGGATGATTTCAAGCGCGTGCCTGATTTAACACTGTGCAGTCCCTTTGAAGGTTTGAAGGAGGGTAATGATACAGATTAACTATTCCCCACCCAACTGCACCGCCAAATCATTTGCATCGATTTCTTGAAAAAAATAGGTTCCCCAGTTCCTACATAGAAACCCGGTGTCTGGGGTAAAATAATGACAGTATTCTTGCCGAAGCGGGAAGTGTTTGGGTCCCAATCTTGGCCTCTTTTTTAGAATTTGATATGGATTGTTATCCCTCTTTTATGTTTGATGTCAATCGAAATAACACAATCATAACCAGTCTTTATAATACTATTCATCCTAGCAGGTGTTATTTTTGGTTATGTTTTTAAGCTCCAAAACTCCGGACAGTTTTTGAAAGAGGACGGTAGAATGCGGGTTTCAGCCCTCTTCCACAGTGATCTAGCCAACGAGAAA harbors:
- a CDS encoding type II toxin-antitoxin system VapC family toxin → MKYLYDTNIFIDYLAEEPAILPFFSESFLSKNEVIISCIVRIELLSFPELSNEEEAVITDLLMQFEQVPLLPQIEDRTIQLRRHHRLKLPDALIAATALHYSACVMTRNVDDFKRVPDLTLCSPFEGLKEGNDTD